One Luoshenia tenuis genomic region harbors:
- the hisC gene encoding histidinol-phosphate transaminase, protein MEKLWSAVTQRLEPYVPGEQPQDRQYIKLNTNENPYPPSPRALEAIRAAAGEGLRLYPDPEARGLRRAIAQRHGLGIEEVFAGNGSDEVLALAFQAFFDASRTLLFPDITYSFYSVFCGLFGIPYREVPLDEGLCIRVEDYLQPSGGVIFPNPNAPTAQALAAQDILRILEADPDRVVVVDEAYVMFGAESMVPYIRDYPNLLVITTLSKSHALAGLRGGYALGQAHLIEGLTRVKDSFNSYPLDRLALAGAQAAIEDEAYTKEQTLKVMATRERFAAAIGAMGFTVLPSRANFVFAAPPQGVSGQEMFAALRERGILVRRFSKARIDNYLRITIGTEEEMEKVLRAVAEILAQRA, encoded by the coding sequence ATGGAAAAGCTTTGGAGCGCCGTAACCCAGCGTCTGGAACCGTACGTTCCGGGCGAGCAGCCGCAGGACCGGCAGTATATCAAATTAAATACCAATGAGAATCCCTATCCCCCGTCTCCGCGGGCGCTGGAGGCCATTCGTGCGGCGGCAGGCGAGGGGCTTAGGCTCTATCCCGACCCGGAGGCCCGCGGATTACGCCGGGCGATCGCGCAGCGGCATGGGCTGGGGATAGAGGAGGTCTTTGCCGGCAACGGATCGGACGAGGTGTTGGCGCTGGCCTTCCAGGCGTTTTTTGATGCCTCACGAACGCTGCTTTTCCCGGACATTACCTATAGCTTTTATTCGGTGTTTTGCGGACTGTTCGGCATCCCCTACCGGGAGGTGCCGCTGGACGAAGGACTTTGCATCCGGGTGGAGGATTATCTGCAACCCTCCGGCGGGGTGATCTTCCCCAACCCCAATGCGCCCACGGCCCAGGCGCTGGCGGCGCAGGATATCCTGCGCATCCTGGAGGCCGACCCGGACCGCGTGGTGGTGGTGGACGAGGCGTACGTGATGTTCGGGGCCGAGTCCATGGTGCCCTATATTCGGGATTATCCGAACCTTCTGGTGATCACCACCTTAAGCAAATCACACGCGCTGGCGGGCCTGCGGGGCGGCTATGCCCTGGGGCAAGCCCATTTGATCGAAGGGCTAACGCGGGTAAAGGATTCGTTTAACTCCTATCCACTGGACCGGCTGGCGCTGGCCGGTGCGCAGGCAGCTATTGAGGACGAAGCCTATACCAAGGAGCAGACGCTTAAAGTCATGGCCACCCGGGAGCGGTTTGCCGCCGCCATCGGGGCGATGGGCTTTACAGTGCTGCCCTCCCGCGCGAATTTTGTGTTTGCCGCGCCGCCTCAGGGGGTAAGCGGCCAGGAGATGTTTGCCGCGCTGCGGGAACGGGGCATACTGGTGCGCCGCTTTTCCAAAGCGCGGATCGATAATTACCTGCGCATTACCATCGGCACGGAGGAAGAGATGGAAAAGGTGCTGCGCGCGGTCGCGGAAATCCTTGCGCAAAGGGCATAG
- a CDS encoding NAD(P)-dependent malic enzyme, which produces MNIREESLKKHYEWKGKIEVVSRASINTREELALAYTPGVAEPCMVIHDDYDKSFELTRRSNLVAVITDGTAVLGLGDIGPEAGMPVMEGKCALFKEFADVDAFPLCVRSKDVDEIVNTIYMISGSFGGINLEDIAAPRCFEIENRLKELCDIPIFHDDQHGTAIVVAAAMINALRLTGKKKEEIKVVLNGAGAAGNAIAKLLLSLGIKSVAMCDRKGLIYEGREGMDPAKQEMAKITNLEKKQGSLADAVNGADVFLGVSAPGVLTPDMVRTMNKDAIVLAMANPTPEIMPDEAKAAGARIVGTGRSDFPNQINNVLAFPGIFRGALDCRASEINEAMKVAAAEALANLVPDDKLNEEYILPDALDKRVGQFVAEAVAKAARESGVARI; this is translated from the coding sequence ATGAATATCCGTGAAGAGTCGCTGAAAAAGCATTATGAGTGGAAGGGCAAGATCGAAGTGGTCTCCCGCGCTTCCATCAACACCCGTGAGGAGCTGGCCCTGGCCTACACCCCCGGTGTTGCCGAGCCCTGCATGGTCATCCATGACGACTATGACAAGTCCTTTGAGCTGACCCGCCGCAGCAACCTGGTAGCCGTCATTACCGATGGCACCGCCGTGCTGGGTCTGGGCGATATCGGCCCGGAGGCCGGTATGCCGGTTATGGAGGGCAAATGCGCGCTGTTTAAGGAGTTTGCGGATGTGGACGCCTTCCCGCTGTGCGTGCGCTCCAAGGATGTGGACGAGATCGTCAACACCATTTATATGATCTCCGGCAGCTTTGGCGGCATCAACCTGGAGGATATTGCCGCGCCCCGCTGCTTTGAGATCGAAAACCGCTTGAAAGAGCTGTGCGACATCCCGATTTTCCACGATGACCAGCACGGGACGGCTATCGTCGTGGCCGCGGCGATGATCAACGCGCTGCGCCTGACGGGCAAGAAGAAAGAGGAGATCAAGGTGGTCTTAAACGGCGCGGGCGCCGCGGGCAACGCCATTGCCAAGCTGCTGCTCAGCCTGGGCATCAAGAGCGTGGCCATGTGCGACCGCAAGGGCCTGATCTATGAGGGCCGCGAGGGCATGGACCCTGCCAAGCAGGAAATGGCCAAGATCACCAACCTGGAGAAAAAACAGGGCTCCCTGGCGGATGCCGTCAATGGCGCCGACGTGTTCCTGGGCGTTTCCGCCCCGGGCGTGCTGACCCCGGATATGGTGCGCACCATGAACAAGGATGCGATCGTACTGGCGATGGCCAACCCCACGCCCGAGATCATGCCGGACGAGGCCAAGGCCGCCGGCGCGCGCATCGTGGGCACGGGCCGCAGCGATTTCCCCAACCAGATCAACAATGTGCTGGCCTTCCCTGGCATCTTCCGTGGTGCGCTGGATTGCCGCGCTTCCGAGATCAACGAGGCGATGAAGGTGGCCGCCGCCGAGGCGCTGGCCAACCTGGTGCCGGACGACAAACTGAACGAGGAGTACATCCTGCCGGATGCGCTGGATAAGCGCGTGGGCCAGTTTGTGGCCGAGGCCGTTGCCAAAGCCGCCCGCGAAAGCGGCGTGGCCCGCATCTAA
- a CDS encoding DUF4190 domain-containing protein yields the protein MGKRYQNDVAISWPVETAERIIGDFFDKEGFVLTDYKGERVWKKGVGLMTAPQFVKTTCRQGGVQIEAWLKFAILPGVYCGEMGLNGFWGFAVKQMLRGRVEALIALLQQPGGQGGAEQIPAQPVTAEQTKRAAVSAPQDEPESLADSAAPAAQSEPATAVTQAESPAVSASVNTAERRADTDAAPAAQSEPAAAEAAQPVPPKMHDPVNKATLSLVMGLVSIVTWLIPLGGLATSIIGIVSAVPGMRSSARGRAVAGLVLSIIFLVISVVAWMINLAGACLVLSDIF from the coding sequence ATGGGCAAGCGTTATCAAAACGATGTGGCGATCAGCTGGCCGGTGGAGACGGCGGAGCGGATCATAGGGGACTTTTTTGACAAAGAGGGTTTTGTGCTCACCGATTATAAGGGCGAGCGGGTATGGAAAAAGGGCGTGGGGCTGATGACGGCGCCCCAGTTTGTCAAGACCACCTGCCGGCAGGGCGGCGTGCAGATCGAGGCCTGGCTTAAGTTTGCCATCCTGCCCGGGGTGTATTGCGGCGAGATGGGGCTGAACGGCTTCTGGGGCTTTGCGGTAAAGCAGATGCTTCGCGGACGGGTGGAGGCCCTGATCGCGCTGTTGCAGCAGCCCGGAGGACAGGGCGGAGCTGAGCAAATACCCGCCCAGCCGGTAACAGCGGAACAGACGAAGAGGGCTGCGGTATCCGCGCCTCAGGATGAGCCTGAAAGCCTGGCCGATAGCGCTGCGCCCGCAGCGCAAAGCGAACCAGCCACGGCGGTGACGCAGGCAGAAAGTCCCGCGGTATCCGCGTCAGTAAATACGGCGGAGCGTAGGGCTGATACGGACGCTGCGCCCGCAGCGCAAAGCGAACCGGCTGCAGCGGAAGCGGCACAGCCTGTGCCGCCCAAGATGCACGACCCGGTGAACAAGGCCACCCTTTCGCTGGTGATGGGGCTGGTCTCCATCGTGACGTGGCTGATCCCCTTGGGCGGGCTGGCTACCTCGATCATCGGCATCGTCAGCGCGGTGCCGGGCATGCGCTCTTCCGCTCGGGGGCGGGCGGTGGCAGGCTTGGTACTGAGCATCATCTTTTTGGTGATCTCGGTGGTGGCCTGGATGATCAACTTAGCGGGCGCCTGCCTGGTATTAAGCGATATCTTTTAG
- a CDS encoding ABC transporter ATP-binding protein — MEMALEVKNLNKAYPDFALKDLSFSLPCGSIMGLIGENGAGKTTTLKAILNLIHRDSGEITLLGHRDGGLENAIKAQIGVVFDESCFHDNLTLRHISTVMGGIYPNWDPAYFTRLTRQLSLPEGKPVKALSKGMKTKLCIAAALAHHPRLLLLDEPTSGLDPIVREEILDLFMDFIQDERKAILLSSHITSDLDKIADYVTFIHEGQVALSDNKDELTGKMGILKCSEQALATLDRSQALRLRKGQFSCEVLVRDKNAYRIHHPGAVVEPATLEDIMLFYVRGRTL, encoded by the coding sequence ATGGAAATGGCGCTGGAGGTGAAAAACCTCAACAAGGCCTATCCCGACTTCGCGCTTAAAGATCTATCTTTCTCGCTGCCCTGCGGCAGTATCATGGGCCTGATCGGGGAGAACGGCGCGGGGAAGACCACGACCCTCAAGGCTATTTTGAATTTGATCCATCGCGACAGCGGCGAGATCACGCTGCTGGGCCACAGGGACGGCGGGCTGGAAAACGCCATTAAGGCGCAGATCGGCGTGGTGTTTGACGAAAGCTGCTTTCACGATAATCTAACGCTTCGCCATATCTCCACCGTTATGGGCGGCATCTACCCCAACTGGGATCCCGCCTATTTTACCCGCCTGACCCGCCAGCTTTCCCTCCCCGAGGGTAAGCCGGTCAAGGCGCTTTCCAAGGGGATGAAGACCAAGCTGTGCATTGCCGCTGCACTGGCGCACCATCCCAGGCTGTTGCTGCTGGACGAACCCACCAGCGGCCTGGACCCCATCGTGCGGGAGGAAATTCTGGATCTTTTTATGGATTTTATCCAGGACGAACGCAAAGCGATCCTGCTTTCCTCTCACATCACCAGCGATTTGGACAAGATCGCCGACTATGTCACCTTTATCCACGAAGGGCAGGTCGCCCTGAGCGATAATAAAGACGAGTTGACCGGCAAGATGGGCATCCTCAAATGCAGCGAGCAGGCGCTGGCCACACTGGATCGCAGCCAGGCGCTGCGCTTGCGCAAAGGGCAGTTCAGCTGCGAGGTGCTGGTCCGGGATAAAAATGCCTATCGTATCCATCACCCCGGCGCCGTGGTCGAACCGGCCACATTGGAAGATATCATGTTGTTTTACGTAAGGGGGCGCACGCTTTGA
- a CDS encoding GntR family transcriptional regulator yields MDIIISNASDKPIYEQITAQFKAMILGGELQEGAALPSMRLLAKELRISVITTKRAYADLERDGFIETVPGKGCFVAGKNTDFIREEHLRQVEAHLQQAVDAAKRCALPCDELVEILQVLYKGDE; encoded by the coding sequence ATGGATATCATTATCAGCAATGCCAGCGATAAGCCCATTTACGAGCAGATCACCGCGCAGTTCAAGGCCATGATCTTGGGCGGCGAACTGCAGGAGGGTGCCGCCCTGCCCAGCATGCGCCTGCTCGCCAAAGAACTGCGCATCAGCGTGATCACCACCAAGCGGGCTTATGCGGATCTGGAGCGGGACGGCTTTATCGAAACCGTGCCCGGCAAAGGCTGCTTTGTAGCCGGTAAAAATACGGATTTTATCCGCGAGGAGCATTTGCGCCAGGTCGAAGCACACCTGCAGCAGGCGGTAGATGCGGCCAAGCGCTGCGCGCTGCCCTGTGACGAGCTGGTGGAAATTTTACAGGTACTCTACAAAGGAGATGAATAA
- a CDS encoding Ldh family oxidoreductase, whose amino-acid sequence MAKTNIVDWTTITNFVVDAFKGYGIPEEDAKICADVLLESDKRGIESHGCNRFKPIYLDRIKAGIQNPVTNYEIVKETETTAVVDGHDGMGQVIGYKSMQLAIDKAKKYGMGMVVVRNSCHYGIAGYYTTMAAKQGCIGLTGTNARPTVAPTFGVEGMFGTNPLTLGVPTDEAFDFNFDAATSITQNGKLEYYERIGENLHAGTVVGADGKAIEGDAGAALKAIGSGNAALTTLGGIGEDLGGYKGYGFAMFVEFLSAVLQDGSYGKALIGKGENGEKRPFHLGHFFIAIDTDHFMGEDVCRKKAGDIIREVRSAKKAPGAERIYTAGEKEYEIRLARKDGVPINESVQKEFIAVRDELGLTQYKFPFED is encoded by the coding sequence ATGGCTAAAACCAACATCGTCGATTGGACCACGATTACCAATTTCGTAGTAGACGCTTTTAAAGGCTACGGCATCCCGGAGGAGGACGCGAAGATCTGTGCGGACGTGCTGCTGGAGAGCGACAAGCGCGGCATCGAGTCCCACGGGTGCAACCGCTTTAAGCCTATCTATCTGGACCGCATCAAGGCGGGCATCCAAAACCCCGTGACCAATTATGAGATCGTGAAAGAGACCGAGACCACCGCTGTGGTGGACGGGCATGACGGCATGGGCCAGGTCATCGGCTATAAATCCATGCAGCTGGCTATTGATAAGGCTAAAAAGTACGGCATGGGCATGGTGGTTGTGCGCAACTCCTGCCACTATGGCATCGCCGGCTACTACACCACCATGGCGGCTAAACAGGGCTGCATCGGCCTGACCGGCACCAACGCCCGGCCCACCGTTGCGCCGACCTTTGGCGTAGAGGGCATGTTCGGCACCAACCCCCTTACCCTGGGCGTGCCCACGGATGAGGCGTTTGACTTCAACTTTGACGCGGCTACCTCCATCACCCAGAACGGCAAGCTGGAGTACTATGAGCGCATCGGCGAGAATCTGCATGCCGGTACGGTAGTGGGCGCGGATGGCAAGGCCATTGAGGGCGACGCGGGCGCGGCGCTTAAGGCTATCGGCAGCGGCAATGCGGCGCTGACCACGCTGGGCGGCATCGGCGAAGATTTGGGCGGCTACAAGGGCTACGGCTTTGCGATGTTCGTAGAGTTCCTTTCCGCGGTACTGCAGGATGGCAGCTACGGCAAAGCGCTGATCGGCAAGGGCGAAAACGGCGAGAAGCGCCCCTTCCACCTGGGTCACTTCTTCATCGCCATCGATACCGACCACTTCATGGGCGAGGATGTTTGCCGCAAGAAGGCGGGCGACATTATCCGCGAAGTGCGCAGCGCCAAAAAAGCCCCGGGTGCAGAGCGCATCTACACTGCCGGCGAGAAGGAGTACGAGATCCGTCTGGCCCGCAAGGACGGCGTGCCCATCAACGAGTCTGTACAGAAGGAGTTCATCGCCGTGCGCGACGAGCTGGGCCTGACGCAGTATAAATTCCCCTTTGAGGACTAA
- a CDS encoding glycosyl hydrolase family 18 protein, giving the protein MVIHTVQPGESVQSIAQQYGVSSYRLTVENGLEFPVRLAVGQALVIQYPKVVHKVVAGDTLWRIASDYGISVNQLYRNNIELGGWDRIFPGQELVIEYADAPQGEMAVNGYAYPFIEPATLHQALPYLTYLTPFSYSAQADGELDDIEDERLIALAKQWGVVPILHVSNLDEDERFSTDLASQLLNDPVAVRRLIEEILETLVEEGYGGVDVDFESVAAADRQKYVDFIQALADRLNPRGYTVTVALAPKLSDDQEGLLYEGIDYQGLGQAANNVLLMTYEWGYTYSEPMAVAPLNSVRQVVEYALTRIPAEKIFLGVPNYAYDWTLPYVAGQSRARALGNQQAVALAQHKGAEIMFDPIAQTPYFNYYDEGTQHEVWFEDARSIRAKLALIPEYGLQGASYWNLMRPFVQNWVLLNALYNIRQG; this is encoded by the coding sequence ATGGTGATCCATACCGTACAGCCGGGGGAGAGCGTACAGAGCATCGCGCAGCAATACGGCGTTTCGTCATATAGATTAACGGTGGAAAATGGGCTGGAGTTTCCCGTGCGGCTGGCCGTAGGGCAGGCCCTGGTGATCCAGTATCCCAAAGTAGTGCACAAGGTCGTCGCGGGCGATACGCTTTGGCGTATCGCGTCGGATTACGGCATCAGCGTCAACCAGCTTTACCGCAACAACATTGAATTGGGCGGATGGGACCGGATCTTTCCTGGACAGGAGTTGGTGATCGAATACGCAGATGCGCCGCAGGGCGAGATGGCTGTAAACGGGTATGCCTATCCGTTTATCGAGCCGGCCACGCTGCACCAGGCGCTGCCTTACCTGACGTATCTGACGCCGTTTAGTTACAGCGCCCAGGCGGATGGCGAACTGGATGACATTGAAGACGAACGGCTGATCGCCCTGGCCAAGCAATGGGGTGTAGTGCCGATCTTGCACGTATCCAATCTGGACGAGGATGAGCGATTTAGCACTGACCTGGCCAGTCAGCTATTGAACGACCCGGTGGCCGTCCGCAGGCTGATCGAGGAGATCCTGGAGACCCTGGTGGAAGAAGGTTATGGCGGGGTGGACGTGGATTTTGAATCCGTCGCCGCGGCGGACCGGCAAAAGTATGTAGACTTTATACAGGCTTTGGCCGACCGGCTCAACCCGCGGGGCTACACAGTCACCGTTGCATTAGCGCCCAAACTCTCGGACGACCAGGAGGGGCTGCTTTATGAGGGGATTGATTATCAAGGCCTGGGGCAGGCGGCTAATAACGTGCTGCTGATGACCTATGAATGGGGCTATACCTATAGCGAACCCATGGCCGTAGCGCCGCTAAACAGCGTGCGGCAGGTGGTAGAATACGCGCTGACCCGTATCCCGGCGGAGAAGATCTTTTTAGGCGTGCCCAACTACGCCTATGACTGGACGCTGCCCTATGTAGCGGGCCAGTCCCGCGCGCGGGCGCTGGGCAACCAACAGGCGGTAGCGCTGGCGCAGCATAAAGGGGCTGAAATCATGTTTGACCCCATCGCCCAGACGCCCTATTTTAATTACTATGATGAGGGTACCCAGCACGAGGTCTGGTTTGAGGATGCACGCAGCATCCGCGCCAAATTGGCGCTGATACCCGAATACGGGTTACAGGGAGCGTCATACTGGAACTTGATGCGCCCGTTTGTACAAAACTGGGTGCTGCTCAACGCGCTTTACAATATCCGCCAGGGCTGA
- a CDS encoding ABC-2 transporter permease produces the protein MKGLIAKDFLNLKRYSFTLILILLLYGAIFLPMENSGFAAVATVLCTMMVITTLSYDEMAKWDKYVLTMPITRQQLVLGKYAVMLILAALGCLVGCVAIGIQGIIRGQWDPGALFMQAGLFCGASLVLGSILLPLLYKFGAEKGRLLLLAVVLIPTVLSLGWRYIGEALGLPAPDLAALDRWFQIALPLLPLAVLAIVALSYALSVRIMSKKEF, from the coding sequence TTGAAGGGTTTGATCGCCAAAGATTTCTTAAATCTCAAACGCTATAGCTTTACCCTGATCCTAATTCTACTGCTCTACGGGGCTATTTTTCTCCCCATGGAGAACAGCGGCTTCGCCGCAGTGGCCACGGTGCTGTGCACCATGATGGTCATCACCACCTTGAGCTACGACGAAATGGCCAAATGGGATAAATACGTTTTGACCATGCCTATCACCCGCCAGCAGCTGGTTTTGGGGAAATACGCCGTCATGCTGATCCTGGCCGCGTTGGGCTGCCTGGTGGGCTGCGTTGCTATCGGGATCCAGGGTATCATCCGCGGCCAGTGGGACCCCGGCGCGCTGTTTATGCAAGCGGGCCTGTTTTGCGGCGCTTCCCTGGTCTTGGGCAGTATTTTGCTGCCGCTGCTCTATAAGTTCGGCGCGGAAAAAGGGCGGCTGCTGTTGCTGGCCGTAGTCCTGATCCCCACCGTTCTATCCCTGGGCTGGCGCTATATCGGCGAGGCGTTGGGGCTGCCCGCGCCGGATCTCGCCGCGCTGGACCGCTGGTTTCAGATCGCCCTGCCGCTGCTGCCCTTGGCCGTACTGGCGATCGTAGCGCTCTCTTACGCCCTGTCCGTACGGATCATGAGCAAAAAAGAATTTTAA